From the Streptomyces nigrescens genome, one window contains:
- a CDS encoding M23 family metallopeptidase, giving the protein MASNRPAPESPSAYGLDDRGAFPGPGADDGDGPWEEWNPTEESTRSVRGKHRVAKQRGGGFARSGTVLGVGVIAAVGASGMASAEDRPPVPISMPDIGGMADDLSENLPDAKSLPGIGELISDEDSETASAAAADAAPAASGPLTRATQTSADTGGGTGAGEALRSRILQQADAQQGAAEQEARDTAEQAAVQQAATEAAAHQKSAEKAAAAKKAAEMEAKRKAEEAARQKAEAERLAKLAKSFIAPVSSYTLTASFGQAGDRWAADHTGQDFAAPTGTPVKALHSGTITQAGWAGSYGYRIVLTLDDGTEVWFCHLSSMVKTSGKVNTGDVIGRVGATGNVTGPHLHLEVRPDAGDPIDPMPWLRDHGINV; this is encoded by the coding sequence GTGGCGTCCAACAGGCCTGCCCCCGAGTCTCCGTCCGCCTACGGGCTCGATGACCGAGGGGCCTTCCCGGGTCCCGGTGCCGATGACGGCGACGGACCGTGGGAGGAGTGGAATCCCACCGAGGAATCCACCCGTTCCGTCCGCGGCAAACACCGGGTGGCCAAGCAGCGCGGCGGCGGATTCGCCCGCAGCGGCACCGTCCTGGGTGTCGGAGTCATCGCGGCGGTCGGCGCGAGCGGAATGGCCTCGGCCGAGGACCGTCCGCCGGTGCCGATCTCGATGCCCGACATCGGCGGGATGGCCGACGACCTCTCCGAAAACCTGCCGGACGCCAAGTCGCTTCCCGGCATCGGCGAGCTGATATCCGACGAGGACTCCGAAACCGCCTCGGCTGCCGCCGCCGACGCGGCTCCTGCCGCCTCCGGGCCGCTCACCCGGGCCACGCAGACGAGCGCGGACACGGGCGGCGGCACGGGCGCCGGTGAGGCGCTGCGCAGCCGCATCCTCCAGCAGGCGGACGCGCAGCAGGGCGCCGCCGAGCAGGAGGCCCGCGACACCGCCGAACAGGCCGCTGTCCAGCAGGCCGCAACGGAAGCCGCCGCCCACCAGAAGTCGGCCGAAAAGGCCGCAGCAGCCAAGAAGGCGGCCGAGATGGAGGCCAAGCGCAAGGCCGAGGAAGCGGCCCGTCAGAAGGCGGAGGCCGAACGCCTCGCCAAGCTGGCGAAGAGCTTCATCGCCCCCGTGTCCTCCTACACGCTCACCGCCAGTTTCGGCCAGGCCGGCGACCGCTGGGCCGCGGACCACACCGGACAGGACTTCGCCGCGCCGACCGGCACTCCCGTCAAGGCGCTGCACTCCGGCACCATCACCCAGGCCGGCTGGGCCGGCTCGTACGGCTACCGCATCGTCCTCACCCTCGACGACGGCACCGAAGTCTGGTTCTGCCACCTCTCCTCGATGGTGAAGACCTCCGGCAAGGTCAACACCGGCGATGTCATCGGCCGCGTCGGCGCCACCGGCAACGTCACCGGCCCCCACCTCCACCTGGAGGTACGCCCCGACGCCGGCGATCCGATCGACCCGATGCCGTGGCTCCGCGATCACGGGATCAACGTGTGA
- a CDS encoding aldo/keto reductase, which produces MTATHKPLGSLSVSPLSLGGNVFGWTADEAQSFAVLDAYVAGGGNFIDTADVYSAWVPGNKGGESETVIGNWLASRRNRSEVVIATKVGALPDLKGLAPATIKSAVDASLTRLRTDYIDLYYTHYDDESVEVGEFLTALDDLVRAGKVREIAASNISAQRLEESLACSAREGLARYVALQPHYNLVSRDTYEGELADVAARHGLAAVPYFALASGFLTGKYRPGTQVDSARSGGALKYADTDRGRRVLQALDTVAAAHEAEPASIALAWLAAQPTVAAPIASARTVEQLPALLAVGDVTLKEDELKLLDEASA; this is translated from the coding sequence ATGACCGCGACACACAAGCCCCTCGGCTCGCTCTCCGTCTCGCCGCTGTCCCTGGGCGGCAACGTCTTCGGCTGGACGGCCGACGAAGCCCAGTCCTTCGCCGTGCTCGACGCCTATGTGGCGGGCGGTGGCAACTTCATCGACACCGCCGACGTCTACTCGGCCTGGGTCCCCGGTAACAAGGGCGGCGAATCCGAGACCGTCATAGGCAACTGGCTGGCCTCCCGCCGCAATCGCTCCGAGGTCGTCATCGCCACCAAGGTCGGCGCCCTCCCGGACCTCAAGGGCCTTGCCCCCGCCACCATCAAGTCCGCGGTCGACGCATCCCTCACCCGTCTGCGCACCGACTACATCGACCTCTACTACACCCACTACGACGACGAGTCGGTCGAGGTCGGGGAGTTCCTCACCGCCCTCGACGACCTCGTCCGGGCCGGCAAGGTCCGCGAGATCGCCGCCTCCAACATCTCGGCGCAGCGCCTGGAGGAGTCCCTGGCCTGCTCCGCCCGCGAGGGCCTGGCCCGCTATGTCGCCCTCCAGCCCCACTACAACCTGGTCTCCCGCGACACCTACGAGGGCGAACTCGCCGACGTGGCCGCCCGCCACGGCCTCGCCGCGGTCCCGTACTTCGCCCTCGCCTCCGGCTTCCTGACCGGCAAGTACCGCCCGGGCACCCAGGTCGACAGCGCCCGCTCCGGAGGCGCCCTCAAATACGCGGACACCGACCGCGGCCGCCGCGTCCTCCAGGCCCTGGACACCGTCGCCGCCGCCCACGAGGCGGAGCCGGCCAGCATCGCCCTCGCCTGGCTCGCCGCCCAGCCCACGGTCGCGGCCCCGATCGCCAGCGCGCGCACGGTGGAACAGCTGCCGGCACTACTGGCGGTGGGGGATGTGACCCTGAAGGAGGACGAACTCAAGCTGCTGGACGAGGCTTCGGCCTGA
- the trmB gene encoding tRNA (guanosine(46)-N7)-methyltransferase TrmB produces MAEETVAQETPGLGATAVSAATPRRGEPMFPDGTGPAADPAGSHHERRIRSFQPRRSRVSPSQADALRRRWATWGLDIDGLSRIDLDAFFDGRPVVLEIGFGMGEATAQMAAADPDTGILACDVHTPGQGNLLGLAERNGLSNIRVANGDAIILLREMLAPASLAGLRIYFPDPWPKKRHHKRRLVQPEFIALATTRLAPGAVVHCATDWEPYAEQMLEVLSAEPTLENLHQGFAPRPDFRPLTKFEGQGLDKGHVVHDLLFRRRDT; encoded by the coding sequence GTGGCTGAGGAAACCGTCGCTCAGGAAACCCCCGGCCTCGGGGCCACCGCCGTCTCGGCCGCCACCCCCCGGCGCGGCGAGCCCATGTTCCCCGACGGGACGGGCCCCGCCGCCGACCCCGCGGGCTCGCATCACGAGCGGCGGATCCGTTCCTTCCAGCCCCGCCGCAGCCGGGTCTCGCCCAGCCAGGCCGATGCGCTGCGCCGCCGGTGGGCGACATGGGGACTGGACATCGACGGGCTCTCCCGCATCGATCTGGACGCCTTCTTCGACGGGCGGCCGGTCGTCCTGGAGATCGGCTTCGGCATGGGTGAGGCCACGGCACAGATGGCCGCCGCCGACCCGGACACCGGCATCCTCGCCTGCGATGTCCACACCCCCGGGCAGGGCAATCTGCTCGGTCTCGCGGAGCGGAACGGTCTGTCCAACATCCGGGTGGCCAACGGCGACGCGATCATCCTGCTGCGCGAGATGCTGGCCCCGGCCTCCCTCGCCGGCCTGCGCATCTACTTCCCCGACCCCTGGCCGAAGAAGCGCCACCACAAGCGCCGCCTCGTCCAGCCGGAGTTCATCGCCCTGGCGACCACCCGGCTCGCGCCCGGTGCCGTCGTCCACTGTGCGACCGACTGGGAGCCGTATGCCGAGCAGATGCTGGAGGTGCTCTCCGCCGAGCCGACGCTGGAGAACCTCCACCAGGGCTTCGCGCCGCGTCCGGACTTCCGCCCCCTCACCAAGTTCGAGGGCCAGGGCCTGGACAAGGGGCATGTCGTCCATGACCTCCTCTTCCGCCGCCGCGACACATAG
- a CDS encoding DUF2332 domain-containing protein, whose product MVVNVGNTGNAGRAAGIAWGVAERYREFSWREARGRSDAHEELSARISQDAELCDLLSGSLPAGNKQQPNLLLAAVRYLDGPHAEMGPRGEAAYGRWREWTIRHWDEVRAVIMQRATQTNEPARCATLLPLLARLPQPLALLEAGTSAGLCLHPDRYRYRYEAAGEDGDGRRAVTFRTELGAPESPLELTCRTGGAADELPDRMPEIVWRAGIDLDPLDPAAEPDDLRWLQALVWPGDGERTARLSAAVDAVRPAPRPRMVRGDLLDELPALAAEAPPEATLVIFHSSVLTYLPPARREEFARLVRSLLDGRPGGGHWISNEHHSVLPWITGPAHHSPRPDDPLLLTLALDGHPVALTGPHGQSLHSFPGAADTPGS is encoded by the coding sequence ATGGTCGTCAACGTCGGGAACACCGGGAACGCCGGACGTGCTGCCGGTATCGCGTGGGGAGTGGCGGAGCGGTACCGGGAGTTCTCCTGGCGGGAGGCGCGGGGCCGGTCGGACGCGCACGAGGAGCTGAGCGCGCGGATCAGCCAGGACGCGGAGCTCTGCGACCTGCTGTCGGGGTCGCTGCCCGCCGGCAACAAACAGCAGCCGAACCTCCTCCTCGCCGCCGTCCGCTATCTCGACGGCCCGCACGCCGAAATGGGCCCGCGCGGTGAGGCCGCGTACGGGCGCTGGCGCGAGTGGACGATCCGGCACTGGGACGAGGTACGCGCGGTGATCATGCAGCGCGCCACCCAGACCAACGAACCGGCCCGCTGCGCCACCCTGCTGCCGCTGCTCGCCCGTCTGCCGCAGCCGCTGGCTCTGCTGGAGGCCGGTACGTCCGCGGGACTGTGTCTGCACCCCGACCGCTATCGCTACCGCTACGAGGCCGCCGGCGAGGACGGGGACGGCCGCCGGGCGGTCACCTTCCGGACCGAGCTGGGGGCGCCGGAGAGCCCGCTGGAGCTCACCTGCCGTACGGGAGGGGCCGCCGACGAGCTGCCCGACCGGATGCCGGAGATCGTGTGGCGGGCCGGCATCGACCTCGACCCGCTCGACCCGGCTGCCGAACCGGACGATCTGCGCTGGCTGCAGGCGCTCGTATGGCCGGGCGACGGGGAGCGTACGGCGCGGCTGTCCGCGGCCGTCGATGCGGTGCGGCCGGCGCCGCGGCCGCGGATGGTGCGCGGCGATCTGCTCGACGAGCTGCCCGCGCTCGCCGCCGAGGCCCCGCCCGAGGCGACGCTGGTCATCTTCCACAGCTCGGTGCTGACCTACCTCCCGCCCGCCCGCCGCGAGGAGTTCGCCCGTCTCGTACGGTCGCTGCTCGACGGACGGCCCGGCGGCGGCCACTGGATCTCCAACGAGCACCACTCCGTGCTGCCCTGGATCACCGGCCCCGCACACCACTCGCCCCGCCCGGACGACCCGCTGCTGCTGACCCTCGCACTCGACGGGCACCCGGTCGCACTCACCGGCCCGCACGGCCAGAGCCTGCACAGCTTTCCCGGGGCGGCGGACACCCCGGGGAGCTGA
- a CDS encoding DEAD/DEAH box helicase, with protein sequence MSISTEQSVMPAIDEQTAPEVTAADEAPETDAAEAATDTVTFADLGLPEGVVRKLAQNGVTTPFPIQAATIPDALAGKDILGRGRTGSGKTLSFGLPTLAQLAGGHTEKKKPRAVILTPTRELAMQVADALQPYGDVLGLKMKVVCGGTSMGNQIYALERGVDVLVATPGRLRDIINRGACSLENVQVAVLDEADQMSDLGFLPEVTELLDQVPSGGQRMLFSATMENEIGTLVKRYLTNPVSHEVDSAQGNVTTMTHHVLVVKPKDKAPVTAAIAARKGRTIIFVRTQLGADRIAEQLVESGVKADALHGGMTQGARTRVLADFKDGYVNALVATDVAARGIHVDGIDLVLNVDPAGDHKDYLHRSGRTARAGQSGTVVSLSLPHQRRQIFRLMEDAGVDASRHIVGGSGAFDEDVARITGARSLTEVQADGANNSAKQAEREVAELTRELERLQRRATELREEADRLTARAARERGEDPAEALAAAAVTAEAEAAAEAAVPAQAGGSDERRDDRGNFDRRDRRDDRSGGRSFDRDRRDDRSGGGFNRDRRDDRSGGGFNRDRRDDRSGGGFNRDRRDDRGGFGRDRRDDRSGGGFNRDRRDDRSGGGFNRDRRDDRSGGRSFERRDDRSGGGFNRDRGDRPSRPFNRDDRSGGRPSSGGYRSGGGDRPFNRDDRSGRPSSGGHRSGGDRPYGRRDDHRGAPTGSFGRREDKPRWKRNG encoded by the coding sequence ATGTCCATTTCCACTGAGCAGTCCGTCATGCCCGCAATCGACGAGCAGACGGCCCCCGAGGTGACGGCCGCCGACGAGGCGCCCGAGACCGACGCGGCGGAAGCCGCCACCGACACCGTCACCTTCGCCGACCTCGGACTGCCCGAGGGCGTCGTCCGCAAGCTCGCGCAGAACGGCGTCACCACCCCCTTCCCCATCCAGGCCGCGACCATCCCGGACGCCCTGGCCGGCAAGGACATCCTCGGCCGTGGCCGCACCGGCTCCGGCAAGACGCTCTCCTTCGGTCTGCCGACCCTGGCGCAGCTCGCCGGCGGCCACACCGAGAAGAAGAAGCCGCGCGCGGTCATCCTCACCCCGACCCGTGAGCTCGCGATGCAGGTCGCGGACGCCCTCCAGCCCTACGGCGACGTCCTCGGCCTGAAGATGAAGGTCGTCTGCGGCGGTACGTCCATGGGCAACCAGATCTACGCGCTGGAGCGCGGTGTCGACGTCCTCGTCGCCACCCCGGGCCGGCTGCGCGACATCATCAACCGTGGCGCCTGCTCCCTGGAGAACGTCCAGGTCGCCGTCCTCGACGAGGCCGACCAGATGTCCGACCTGGGCTTCCTGCCCGAGGTCACCGAGCTGCTCGACCAGGTGCCGTCCGGCGGTCAGCGGATGCTCTTCTCCGCCACGATGGAGAACGAGATCGGCACGCTGGTCAAGCGCTACCTGACCAACCCGGTCAGCCACGAGGTCGACAGCGCCCAGGGCAACGTCACCACCATGACCCACCACGTCCTGGTCGTGAAGCCGAAGGACAAGGCGCCGGTCACCGCCGCCATCGCCGCCCGTAAGGGCCGCACCATCATCTTCGTCCGCACCCAGCTGGGCGCCGACCGCATCGCCGAGCAGCTCGTCGAGTCCGGCGTGAAGGCGGACGCGCTGCACGGCGGTATGACCCAGGGCGCGCGGACCCGGGTGCTCGCGGACTTCAAGGACGGCTACGTCAACGCGCTGGTCGCCACCGACGTCGCCGCCCGCGGTATCCACGTCGACGGCATCGACCTGGTCCTGAACGTCGACCCGGCCGGTGACCACAAGGACTACCTGCACCGCTCGGGCCGTACCGCCCGCGCCGGCCAGTCCGGCACCGTCGTCTCGCTGTCGCTGCCGCACCAGCGCCGGCAGATCTTCCGGCTGATGGAGGACGCGGGCGTCGACGCCTCGCGCCACATCGTCGGCGGCTCCGGCGCCTTCGACGAGGACGTCGCCCGGATCACCGGTGCGCGCTCGCTCACCGAGGTCCAGGCCGACGGCGCCAACAACTCCGCCAAGCAGGCCGAGCGTGAGGTGGCCGAGCTCACCCGCGAGCTGGAGCGCCTTCAGCGCCGCGCCACCGAGCTGCGCGAGGAGGCCGACCGGCTGACCGCCCGTGCCGCCCGTGAGCGCGGCGAGGACCCGGCCGAGGCGCTCGCCGCCGCGGCCGTCACCGCCGAGGCCGAGGCCGCCGCGGAGGCCGCCGTACCGGCCCAGGCCGGTGGGTCGGACGAGCGCCGCGACGACCGGGGCAACTTCGACCGTCGCGACCGTCGTGACGACCGCTCCGGCGGCCGTTCCTTCGACCGTGACCGTCGCGATGACCGTTCCGGTGGTGGCTTCAACCGTGACCGTCGTGACGACCGTTCCGGTGGTGGCTTCAACCGTGACCGTCGCGATGACCGTTCCGGTGGCGGTTTCAACCGTGACCGCCGTGACGACCGGGGCGGTTTCGGCCGTGACCGTCGCGATGACCGTTCCGGTGGTGGCTTCAACCGCGACCGTCGCGATGACCGTTCCGGTGGTGGCTTCAACCGCGACCGTCGTGACGACCGTTCCGGTGGCCGTTCCTTCGAGCGCCGTGACGACCGTTCCGGTGGCGGTTTCAACCGTGACCGCGGCGACCGTCCGAGCCGCCCGTTCAACCGTGACGACCGTTCCGGTGGCCGTCCGTCCTCCGGTGGCTACCGCTCCGGCGGCGGCGACCGTCCGTTCAACCGTGACGACCGTTCCGGCCGTCCGTCCTCCGGTGGCCACCGCTCCGGCGGCGACCGCCCGTACGGCCGTCGTGACGACCACCGTGGCGCCCCGACCGGCTCCTTCGGCCGCCGCGAGGACAAGCCGCGCTGGAAGCGCAACGGCTGA
- a CDS encoding very short patch repair endonuclease codes for MSVQARRDTGPEMAVRRLLYASGHRYRLQRRVPGFSRRTIDIAFPGPKVAVFLDGCFWHGCPEHATHPKANADWWRDKLDGNIARDRETTEHLVEQGWTVLRFWEHEDPVTVADRIARTLGEARGKKAP; via the coding sequence ATGAGCGTCCAGGCCCGCCGGGACACCGGCCCCGAAATGGCGGTACGGCGGCTCCTGTACGCCTCCGGCCACCGCTATCGGTTGCAGCGCCGCGTCCCCGGTTTCTCCCGCCGCACGATCGACATCGCCTTCCCCGGCCCCAAGGTCGCGGTCTTCCTCGACGGCTGCTTCTGGCACGGCTGCCCCGAACATGCCACCCACCCCAAGGCCAACGCCGACTGGTGGCGCGACAAGCTCGACGGCAACATCGCCCGCGATCGCGAAACGACGGAACACCTCGTCGAACAGGGCTGGACGGTGCTGCGCTTCTGGGAGCACGAAGATCCGGTGACTGTTGCGGACCGTATCGCCCGCACCCTTGGCGAGGCCCGGGGCAAGAAAGCGCCTTGA
- a CDS encoding PQQ-binding-like beta-propeller repeat protein yields MPAILAIVMVLLVAAGVGGYFLFSGDSADPGAGRPANAIPRLWEAASPVSEREGQNENGLRSMWFNNDDIIYGDGEGVRAYNRKTGKKKWTVKTPKGAGEVCAMSAEPSDDGVGAVVFDAGGDDCSYLSVVDTDTGRTLWSKNLQDGHGAEHQPRVVVNSKVVAVTIGQTYAGFSVARGARVWELTARGHACTNSVGLSPQYLAVASDCPDAKPKKQLELQDLEYASIHSTVTGEDHAIVKTLSDWPLTLLTESGSSADPQHFIQTYTKEGKPDHTFQLSGELKDLKFEPRNTYVDEDEQILVTGYGAGNGLAAMDMKTGKLLWKKRGSVGIAGVNNQGLIMVTDSPDSGASAVKALVVAVGLRDGKEKVKGTLYEKEHNLPAPSDMSLALDRDNMLFVQSERLTDHRPSVQAFEVPFG; encoded by the coding sequence GTGCCGGCCATCCTGGCGATCGTGATGGTCCTGCTGGTGGCTGCCGGGGTCGGCGGGTACTTCCTCTTCTCCGGGGACTCCGCCGATCCGGGCGCCGGCCGGCCCGCGAACGCCATACCGCGGCTGTGGGAGGCAGCGTCGCCCGTGTCCGAGCGCGAGGGCCAGAACGAGAACGGGCTGCGCTCGATGTGGTTCAACAATGACGACATCATCTACGGCGACGGCGAGGGCGTACGGGCCTACAACCGCAAGACCGGCAAGAAGAAGTGGACGGTCAAGACGCCCAAGGGCGCGGGCGAGGTCTGCGCGATGTCCGCGGAGCCCAGTGACGACGGTGTGGGTGCCGTGGTCTTCGACGCGGGCGGCGACGACTGCTCCTATCTCTCCGTCGTCGACACCGACACCGGCCGCACGCTGTGGTCCAAGAACCTTCAGGACGGTCACGGCGCGGAGCACCAGCCGCGGGTCGTGGTGAACAGCAAGGTCGTCGCCGTCACGATCGGCCAGACGTATGCCGGCTTCTCCGTCGCCCGTGGAGCGAGGGTCTGGGAGCTGACCGCGCGTGGTCACGCGTGCACCAATTCGGTCGGGCTGAGCCCCCAGTACCTGGCCGTGGCCAGCGACTGCCCCGATGCGAAGCCGAAGAAGCAGTTGGAGCTGCAGGACCTGGAGTACGCCAGCATCCATTCGACGGTCACGGGTGAGGACCACGCGATCGTGAAGACGCTCTCGGACTGGCCCCTGACGCTTCTGACGGAGAGTGGCAGCTCGGCCGATCCCCAGCACTTCATCCAGACCTATACGAAGGAAGGCAAGCCGGACCACACCTTCCAGCTCTCGGGCGAGCTGAAGGACTTGAAGTTCGAGCCGCGGAACACCTACGTCGATGAGGACGAGCAGATTCTGGTGACCGGTTACGGTGCCGGCAACGGGCTTGCGGCGATGGACATGAAGACGGGCAAGCTGCTGTGGAAGAAGCGCGGCTCGGTGGGCATCGCCGGTGTGAACAACCAAGGCTTGATCATGGTGACCGACTCGCCCGACAGCGGCGCCTCCGCCGTGAAGGCGCTGGTGGTCGCGGTCGGCTTGCGTGACGGTAAGGAGAAGGTGAAGGGCACGCTGTACGAGAAGGAGCACAACCTGCCGGCCCCCAGCGATATGTCGCTGGCCTTGGACAGGGACAACATGCTCTTCGTCCAGAGCGAGCGGCTCACCGACCACCGGCCGAGTGTGCAGGCCTTCGAGGTGCCGTTCGGCTGA
- a CDS encoding PrsW family intramembrane metalloprotease has protein sequence MYPSQPPSHPPHAPAPPPYTPHTYEPSAASARRRTAPWRSKTLRAVALVSLLALSGVIIIGMVRQETGTEGFLVGLGLAVFPVPLLVAAFCWLDRVEPEPWRNLAFAFTWGACAATLVALLANGFATDWLAANIASTSPSEAEAWGATVIAPVVEEVVKAAAVLLLYRFRRREFDGITDGIVIAGITATGFAFTENVLHLGNAFGQDQSLGHSGLDSLTAGTFFLRIIVSPFAHPLFTILTGLAFGIAATRYPRRRPARIALALLGLLTAVLLHAIWNGASTLGDLGFLIVYGLFMVPILIALTWLAIWARNQELLSLRGYLAPYITAGWLTPTEPTALSSLKTRALARDLARRTQGPAAARAVTEYTTVATALSFHRRRAHLMGPSPDFAIREQHLLEHLREHQAWGRAALTDALGTICRTSEQQGRALRPDNQP, from the coding sequence GTGTACCCGTCCCAGCCGCCCTCGCACCCGCCCCACGCGCCCGCCCCTCCCCCGTACACACCGCACACGTACGAGCCCTCCGCCGCGTCTGCCCGCCGGCGGACGGCGCCCTGGCGCAGCAAGACCCTCCGCGCGGTCGCCCTGGTGTCGCTGCTGGCGCTCTCCGGCGTGATCATCATCGGCATGGTCCGCCAGGAGACCGGCACCGAGGGCTTCCTGGTCGGCCTCGGACTGGCCGTCTTCCCGGTACCGCTGCTGGTGGCGGCGTTCTGCTGGCTCGACCGCGTCGAACCCGAGCCCTGGCGCAACCTCGCGTTCGCCTTCACCTGGGGCGCCTGCGCCGCCACCCTGGTCGCGCTCCTCGCCAATGGCTTCGCGACCGACTGGCTGGCCGCCAACATCGCCTCCACCTCACCCTCCGAGGCCGAGGCCTGGGGCGCCACGGTGATCGCACCCGTCGTCGAGGAGGTGGTCAAGGCCGCCGCCGTGCTCCTCCTCTACCGCTTCCGGCGACGCGAATTCGACGGCATCACGGACGGCATCGTCATCGCCGGCATCACCGCCACCGGCTTCGCCTTCACCGAGAACGTCCTCCACCTGGGCAACGCCTTCGGCCAGGACCAGTCCCTGGGCCACTCCGGACTGGACTCACTCACCGCCGGCACCTTCTTCCTCCGCATCATCGTCTCCCCCTTCGCCCACCCGCTCTTCACCATCCTCACCGGCCTCGCGTTCGGCATCGCCGCCACCCGCTACCCCCGCCGCCGCCCCGCCCGCATCGCCCTCGCCCTCCTCGGCCTGCTCACCGCCGTCCTCCTGCACGCCATCTGGAACGGCGCGTCCACCCTGGGCGACCTCGGCTTCCTCATCGTCTACGGCCTCTTCATGGTCCCCATCCTCATCGCCCTCACCTGGCTGGCCATCTGGGCCCGCAACCAAGAACTGCTCTCCCTCCGCGGCTACCTCGCCCCCTACATCACCGCCGGCTGGCTCACCCCCACCGAACCCACCGCCCTCTCCTCCCTCAAAACCCGCGCCCTGGCCCGCGACCTGGCCCGCCGCACCCAGGGCCCCGCCGCCGCCCGCGCCGTCACCGAATACACCACCGTGGCCACCGCCCTCTCCTTCCACCGCCGCCGCGCCCACCTCATGGGCCCGTCCCCCGACTTCGCCATCCGGGAGCAGCATCTGCTGGAGCATTTGCGGGAGCATCAGGCTTGGGGGCGGGCGGCGCTGACCGACGCTTTGGGGACCATCTGCCGGACCTCCGAGCAGCAGGGCCGGGCACTCCGCCCCGACAACCAGCCCTGA
- a CDS encoding PP2C family protein-serine/threonine phosphatase, which produces MLRGEAPPEGEGEGEGDGERGARGEGRSRMSWSGRLLVRRLPAILIVGGVVFDMGTPASYTAAPFFSAAPLVAAPLFSLRGTALTALAALLGEIWVVTYRSAGQNYSESVTEIVTVLVVALLALGINRVVRTADARLASVRDVSEAAQRAVLPMPPERLAGLALAARYVGARADARIGGDLYAVQDTPHGVRLIVGDVRGKGLEAVETAVIVIGAFREAAEQESTLGAVAGRLERALQREGGRRNGVERTEGFTTAVLAEIPADGQSVLRVLNRGHPSPLLLTPDGGLRELAPAAPALPLGLGEMASRPDRPDETFFPAGALLLFFTDGVTEARDLLGRFYNPSSKLRGCRFPGPDVLLDTVVEDVARHTGGAPADDMALLAVQRPMGA; this is translated from the coding sequence ATGCTCCGAGGTGAGGCGCCCCCCGAGGGCGAGGGTGAGGGTGAGGGCGACGGGGAGCGAGGGGCCCGTGGGGAGGGCCGCTCCCGGATGTCGTGGTCCGGCCGTCTGCTGGTGCGCCGACTTCCCGCCATCCTGATCGTCGGCGGGGTCGTCTTCGACATGGGGACGCCGGCCAGTTACACGGCCGCCCCCTTCTTCTCCGCCGCCCCGTTGGTCGCCGCGCCGCTCTTCTCCCTGCGGGGCACCGCCCTCACGGCCCTGGCCGCCCTGCTCGGCGAGATCTGGGTCGTCACCTACCGCAGCGCCGGGCAGAACTACAGCGAGTCGGTGACGGAGATCGTCACGGTCCTTGTCGTCGCCCTGCTGGCCCTCGGCATCAACCGGGTCGTCCGGACGGCCGACGCCCGCCTGGCCTCCGTACGGGACGTCTCGGAGGCCGCCCAGCGCGCCGTACTGCCCATGCCGCCCGAACGGCTCGCCGGGCTCGCCCTCGCCGCCCGCTACGTGGGCGCGCGGGCGGATGCCCGGATCGGCGGCGACCTCTATGCCGTGCAGGACACCCCGCACGGCGTACGGCTGATCGTCGGCGACGTACGGGGCAAGGGGCTGGAGGCGGTGGAGACCGCGGTGATCGTCATCGGCGCCTTTCGCGAGGCGGCGGAACAGGAGAGCACTTTGGGGGCGGTGGCGGGGCGGCTGGAGCGGGCGCTGCAACGGGAGGGCGGGCGGCGCAACGGGGTGGAGCGGACCGAGGGGTTCACCACTGCCGTACTGGCCGAGATCCCCGCCGACGGGCAGTCCGTGCTGCGGGTGCTCAACCGGGGCCACCCGTCCCCGCTGCTGCTCACCCCGGACGGCGGTCTGCGCGAGCTGGCCCCCGCGGCGCCTGCGCTGCCCCTGGGGCTGGGCGAGATGGCGAGCCGGCCGGACCGGCCGGACGAGACGTTCTTCCCGGCCGGGGCCCTGCTGCTCTTCTTCACCGACGGTGTGACCGAGGCCCGGGACCTGCTCGGCCGCTTCTACAACCCGTCGAGCAAACTGCGCGGCTGCCGCTTCCCCGGCCCGGACGTCCTCCTGGACACCGTCGTCGAGGACGTCGCACGCCATACGGGCGGCGCGCCGGCCGACGATATGGCGCTGCTGGCGGTGCAGCGTCCTATGGGGGCGTAG